The Sediminispirochaeta bajacaliforniensis DSM 16054 nucleotide sequence CGAACCCCTCGGGAAACCTGAAGTACCGGGCAATGGTTGATATGATGATGCTGTTTCCTCGATCGTTCCGTTGCCGGTGTTCAAGAACCGGCGAGGTGAGATTTAACTGATCGCTATCACAAAAGCTCTCGATCAGAGAGAGGGAAGGAAACGACTGGAAACCAAACTCGGAGCAGAAACGGGGGACCACCTCTCGGTATGCCTCGAACGGTTTACCTTCATGCCAAACGCTCCAATAGTGCATGTCGCCCTTGCTGTCGTCATGCCAGCAATCGGAATAATCCCCTTCTCCGGCCGATGGAGAAGAGGGCCACCATGTGCGCTGGGGATCGATTCTTTTGACTGCTTTTCCTATAACCCCTTCGTTGAGTCTGTCGTAGTCGATAATGTATCGATCACGGTTAGCCTTTGAAACATCGAACCAAGTCAGGGCTCCCACATCCTCATTGTTCCCACACCAAAGCACAAGAGAGGGATGGTCTTTCAGACGTTTGATCTGGTATTCAACCTCGCTCCTTACATTTTCCAGAAACTCCGGTTGGGAAGGGTAGAGGGCACAGGCGAACATGAAGTCCTGCCAGACCATGATTCCTTTTTGATCGCAGAGCTGGTAAAAATAATCGCTTTCATATTCGCCGCCACCCCAGACCCTGATCATATTCATGTTTGCCGCCGCTGCCGAATCGAGAAGTTCCGCTGTCCTCTCGTTGTCGTAACGTCCGGGGAGGGAATCGACGGGAATCCAGCTGGCTCCCTTGCAAAAGATATCGACTCCGTTTACCCGAAAGCGCATGGGAATGCCTCGTTCGTCCGGATCGGTAATCACCTCCACGCTTCTAAAGCCTATGAACTTTTCCACCTCATCGTTGTCCGTGGTCACTTTCAAGGAATAGCGTGCTTGTTTCCCATAACCGGCAGGCCACCACAGCTCGGGGTTTTTAACGCGTATCGTTCTTTTGACGGTTGAACTTCCCCTTTGCACCAGGAGCTTTTCCCGCAGGCTGGCACCTGCACAGCTGATATCCAGCGCCACGGTACCTTCCGATGGTGCATAGAGTTCGGTCACAACTTCAAGCTCCCAAGCCTCTTTTTTTCGGAGCATATTCGTGTGTACGGTCTCGATCCTTTCGAAGGTGCTGGCCTTGACGGTAACAGGGGCATAGATCCCGCTGACCATGAGGCAAGGGCCCCAATCCCATCCTGCATGACACTGGGCCTTGCGGATGAGATTTCTGCCCATAGCCTGGACAGGGTATATCATGTGAGGGACGGGATAGGGGAGTTTCTCGGCCGCCTCGGCAGCACGTTTTATCGGAGCATCGAAGAGGAAGGTAATTCGGTTTTTTCCCTCACAAGCCGCTGCCGAGAGGTCGAAACGATATCGTTTGAACATATTATCGCAACAACCGACCTCAACCTCATTGACAAGGACTCGCGCAAAGGTATCTATCCGTTCGATATCCAGAAACAGCTGTGATGCATCGAGAAGGGCCTGTTCCAGTTGAAAGGAGCCCTCCAGGCTCCACGGCTTTTCACCTATCCATTGAAGCTGTGTCTCATTCTGTCCGTAAAAGGGATCGGGAATTCTCCCCGCTTCAAAGAGTGCCGTTATATTATCACCCGGAACGGAGGCCTCTACCAAGGTATCGGCGGTATCACTTTTCCAGGTCCAATGGTCGACTATTATGCGTTGTTTCATGGTATATCCTTGGTTAGATTAAAAATCAACTAACGCCATTATTGTAGCGTGCTTTGTTTAAAGATGACAAGAAAAAACGGGGATAATTTCGAGTTCTTAACGAAAAAGCTTGACAGTTTGGATAAGCAATGGGAGAATTGTGTTAGTTGGATGTAAAATCAACCAACCTACAGGAAACATATGTTGATGAAGCGAACAAAAATGATCAACCGATCACGGATTATGCGCGAGATCTGGATCAATCGTGAGACCAGCCGTGTGGAAATTGCCCGTTCCCTTGGCCTTGATAAGTCCACCATCTCTCACGCGGTAAACGAACTCATTGAAAAGGGTGTTATCATAGAGTCCTCGGAGGGATCTTCAGGGCCTCAAGGTGGTAGAAGACCTGTACATATAAAATTGAATAGAGAGTATGGAGCAGTTTTGGGGGTTGAATTCCGCCCCGATTCTTATACGGCTGTAGCGGTGGATCTTGAAGGTGATATTATTTATTCACGATTTGAACGGATCGCTATTGCCGGCGAGAAATTTACGTCTGTAGTGATCGAGATTCTTCATATGCTCATTGATGAGCTGGAACGAAAAGAGGTCAACCTTCTGGGCATCGGTGTGGGGCTCTCTGGTGTTGTAAATGCCCAAAACGGGACTATTCGTTATTCCGAACCCTTTGGGATCGTCAGCACCTTTGATTTCTTCACCAATATTGCCTCTCTCTTTGATATTCCTCTATTTGTTGATAACGATGCAAATGCTTGTGTCTGGGGTGAGCTTGCCTTTCATCGAAGGAAAGATCTGAAAGATTTCATCTTCCTTCTATTAGAGTTTCGGGAGCCTGGAACCAACGAAGACCGGGATTGTACGAAAATCGGAAAAATAGGTGTAGGTATAGGCATTGTTATCAATGGCAATGTTCACTATGGACACCAGTACGCTGCAGGTGAGTTCCGCAGCCTTTTTCGTACTGAGAATTCTGTCGGTCAATTTTCATTAACCAGTGATGAACATCGTCGTATTTTTGATGATGATGCGGTTATGAATAAGTTTTTGCATGAGCTTGGCGCACATGTCGGCTTGCTTGTGAATGTTTTTAATATGAGTCATATCATTCTCGGGGGAGCCTTTGACGAATTGGGGCCTCGGGTCAAGGACATTTTTGAGCAGGAGATCAAGAAATCCTGGCCTTATCCGTACACCCCCGACATCAAAAAATCGATTTGGTACTCATCCTTTGCCGATAGGGCAGTGGCCTACGGCGCTGCGGGGATGGTCCTCAACACCCTTTTCAGTGACCTGGAGGTAATGGAGGGAACCAGTTTGATGCTGAATCTCAGGGAGGGTTTGGTCGTGTTTTAGCAGTGTGTGGATAGTCGATTCTCTTGCGGATGAACGTGCAGTACTAAAGGCTTTTGACCATAAAATCAGTCTGCTTTCTTAAGAAAAGGGGCAGACAAAAAGTAAGGAGAGTAAGGGTATGAAAAGAGTGTGTCTGATTGTAATGTTTTCCCTCCTATGTGTCTCGTTTTTGATTGCGGGCGGGAATCAGGAAGCAGAGAGCGGTGCCGCTGAAGGGCAGATTGTGATTAAGACAATGGCTTACGGCAACAACTCGAACCCTGAAGGGGTAAACTGGGTTCGTATCGTAAAGGCCTTTGAGGAGCAGAATCCCGGCATCAAGATCGATTATGAGCTGTTGTACGATGAGGCGTACCATCAGAAGGTTGTCGCCCGGCTTGCCTCCGGTGATATTCCCGATCTTGCCTACATGGGTGCGGATGCCCGTTGGGGAGCCCCCTGGAAAGAGGCCGGACAACAATTCGATCATCGCGACTACATTGACAGTGATTTTTATGATCTCGGTTTGATTCCTCCCATGGGACCAAAGGGTGAAGTCTTCGAAATTCCCCTTGGAACCAGCAACATTACCACGGTTCTCTATATGAACGAAAAGTTGGTTGCATCCCTTGGTTTTTCCGCTCCCCAAACCTACGAGGATATTGTTGCCATGGTTCCTGCAGCTAAAAAGGCCGGTTTGGATGTGATCAGCATCGATGGTGCCGACGGCTGGGCCTGGAATTCATGCCTGATGTCTATGGTTGCCGCCCGACTCTCGGGAAATCCACGCTGGGTATCCGAAGCGGTCCAGGGCAAACATCGGTTTAACGACCCGATATTTGTCGATTCCCTTGCCTTTATCACCAGGATGATCGATGACGGAGTCCTTTCTTCCAAATCGGTACTGGTAGACTATGGTGCCAATGTATCTAAGTTTAGCAATGAACAAGCCCTTTTCATGATTCAGGGCCAGTGGGTCGCAGGAGAAATTCCGCCCGAGGTTGCCGATCATACAAAGCTGCTTGCCTGGCCCAAGCTCCCCGGTGAAAAGTCTGAAACTGCCGGTTCTGTAGCGGCGGCGATTCAGGTTGGTTACGGGCTGACGAAACAGGGCGGAAGTGACCCTGCCGTTCGTGAGGCTGCCCTCAAGTTCCTGCGTTACTTCTACAGCGTCGAAGAGTCGACCCAGCGTCTGCGTGACGGCTTAATTGTCGCTCCAATTCTGAAGAACTATCAGGTTCCCGAAGATCTACCTTCGATCATGAAAAGCAAGGTTGCCCTTGCTCAGACCGCAATGAATACCGATGTCATCGACGCCTACGTAAGCGGTAATGCACTTGAGGCCCTGAATTCCGGTATGCAGCAGATTGCAAGCGGGTCGGCCACTGCTGAAGAGATAGCAGCAAAGGTCGAATCACTTATCCAGCGCTAAGAGGATCTTACCTGTTAGAGGAGGGGAGGAGACTCCCCTCCCTGTTCTTCGAGGAGTGTTACCTACGTGAAAAAAAGCGAACGACAAATGCTGCCGGCCTTTTTTGCAATGGCCGCTCCGGCGATGTTGATCTATCTTTTCATCATTGCCTATCCGATTATCTATTCGGTCTGGCTTAGTTTTACCGATTTCAACCCAAACCGGGGAGGGGCGTGGAATTTTGTCGGACTGCTTCAATATAAGACGATGTTTTCCGACCCGAATTTCTGGCATGCACTGAAAAACAACCTGATTGTCGTGGCTGTTTCCGTCTTCGGCCAGATTCCCATCGGATTCATTCTGGCATACCTTCTCTACAGAAAGATGGTCCGCGGCGTGAATTTTTTCCAGACCATCGTGTTTCTTCCCAATTTTCTATCGACCATTGTCATCGGTACCATGTGGAAGCGACTTTTCCAAGCCGACGGCCCTGTTTCTGTTCTTATCCAGAAGACGACAGGGGACCCTACGGCCCAATTCGAGATGATGCTGCACCCGAATACGGTCATGATTCCCATCGGTTTTGCACTGATCTGGATATATACCGGTTTGTATATGATCATCTTTCTCGCCAATCTTCAGAAGATCAATGCAAGTCTGATCGAAGTAGCGAAAATAGATGGTGCGACGGAGGGCCAGATATTCCGAAAGGTGATTGTTCCTCTGCTTTCGGGTACCATCTTGGTCTCGACCGTACTGGCGATTGCCGGTTCCCTCCGCGGTTTTGATCTGATTTTTTCCATCACCACCCAAGGCTTACAAAGAAACAACGCCATGGTTCTTCCCATTTTTATGTATCAGACGGCCTTTCAAAACTATGCCAATGAAATGCGATTTGCCTATGGAGCGGCAATATCGAATGCCATCGTCCTGATCAGCCTGGTACTTATTGCCTTTAGCCGCATGATCAGTCGGAAAACCGATTATTAGAAAGGACCATCTCATGAACGATACGCTTACACGATCGCGCCAAGGGGAACGGATAAAAGGCTTCGTTGGAAACCTCATCGCCTATATTATTCTTGGTTCCTGGGCATTGATTACCATCCTGCCGCTTTTTTGGATGACCTACTCTTCCTTCAAATCGAATGAAGAGCTTACGAGGAGTATCTACGCTTTTCCAAAGGAGCTGTTCGATAATAAGTATGATGAATATGTTGTTATAAAGCCGCAACTGAATGTGGTTCCCGATTATGATGTGGAAAAGGATAAACGCCCGAGGCTCATCATTGAGTCGAAAACCATCGCACCTGGGCGCCGCCTGATGGTTCATTTCCTGCTGAAGGAGGAACTTCCTGAAAAGCTCGCGAAGCTTCAACCCGGTGACACGTTGAACCTTTCCCAGCTTCCGCTTTCCTTACGAACGAAACTTGGCTGGCGTACCATCTGGTTTAACTATATTTCGGCAGTCGAACGGGGTGGTTTGGGACGAAAATTCATCAACAGCATTATCTATGCGGGTGTTTCCACCTTTTTGATCAACCTTTTCGGCCTGATGATGGCCTTTGCCTTGAGCAAGTATCCCTTTAGGCGGCTTGCTATGGTTCTGGGAGGATTGATCGGGCTGGGCTATCTCATTAGTATTAATTCCGTCATCATTCCGCTTTTTTTAATGCTTACCTCGGTCAATCTGACCGATACCCATTTGGGTATCATCCTCGTGTATACCGCTTTCGGCCTCCCTCTTGCGGTCATGTTGGATACCCAGTTTATTCATGATTTACCTACGAGTCTGATCGAATCTGCAAGAATCGACGGAGCCACCACGTTTAGATTGTTTCGCTCCATCATCGTTCCGATGTCGACTCCGGTCATTGTAACGGTGAGTATCATCAGTGCCTTGGGTATTTGGAATGAATTTTTGCTTGTGCTGGTTCTTGCCAGTTCGGA carries:
- a CDS encoding beta-mannosidase, with protein sequence MKQRIIVDHWTWKSDTADTLVEASVPGDNITALFEAGRIPDPFYGQNETQLQWIGEKPWSLEGSFQLEQALLDASQLFLDIERIDTFARVLVNEVEVGCCDNMFKRYRFDLSAAACEGKNRITFLFDAPIKRAAEAAEKLPYPVPHMIYPVQAMGRNLIRKAQCHAGWDWGPCLMVSGIYAPVTVKASTFERIETVHTNMLRKKEAWELEVVTELYAPSEGTVALDISCAGASLREKLLVQRGSSTVKRTIRVKNPELWWPAGYGKQARYSLKVTTDNDEVEKFIGFRSVEVITDPDERGIPMRFRVNGVDIFCKGASWIPVDSLPGRYDNERTAELLDSAAAANMNMIRVWGGGEYESDYFYQLCDQKGIMVWQDFMFACALYPSQPEFLENVRSEVEYQIKRLKDHPSLVLWCGNNEDVGALTWFDVSKANRDRYIIDYDRLNEGVIGKAVKRIDPQRTWWPSSPSAGEGDYSDCWHDDSKGDMHYWSVWHEGKPFEAYREVVPRFCSEFGFQSFPSLSLIESFCDSDQLNLTSPVLEHRQRNDRGNSIIISTIARYFRFPEGFERIVYLSQVQQVMAISSAVEYWRGMRPICMGALYWQLNDTWPAISWSSIEYGGRWKPLHYAAKRFFAPTALISYREEDGKITIKGINDTEQALSGSLEISFVDFAGNLIETIRVESCIEARSATTLEAMVRNHEQWIKGESFLKARFQTYRETEANKGDPLETILLPLAPKRCALKKPNIEVRLEEENGENQSIILSSDLPAFYVVLELPGWKGRFSDNCFHLMKGEEKRIILSKERLPKDFSLCDLRITTLGDDYGGR
- a CDS encoding carbohydrate ABC transporter permease, yielding MNDTLTRSRQGERIKGFVGNLIAYIILGSWALITILPLFWMTYSSFKSNEELTRSIYAFPKELFDNKYDEYVVIKPQLNVVPDYDVEKDKRPRLIIESKTIAPGRRLMVHFLLKEELPEKLAKLQPGDTLNLSQLPLSLRTKLGWRTIWFNYISAVERGGLGRKFINSIIYAGVSTFLINLFGLMMAFALSKYPFRRLAMVLGGLIGLGYLISINSVIIPLFLMLTSVNLTDTHLGIILVYTAFGLPLAVMLDTQFIHDLPTSLIESARIDGATTFRLFRSIIVPMSTPVIVTVSIISALGIWNEFLLVLVLASSEFTKSLPVGVYSFSSLTSTQLGWQMAALVIATLPAMIVYFIFQRRLAEGVVGGAIKG
- a CDS encoding ROK family transcriptional regulator encodes the protein MKRTKMINRSRIMREIWINRETSRVEIARSLGLDKSTISHAVNELIEKGVIIESSEGSSGPQGGRRPVHIKLNREYGAVLGVEFRPDSYTAVAVDLEGDIIYSRFERIAIAGEKFTSVVIEILHMLIDELERKEVNLLGIGVGLSGVVNAQNGTIRYSEPFGIVSTFDFFTNIASLFDIPLFVDNDANACVWGELAFHRRKDLKDFIFLLLEFREPGTNEDRDCTKIGKIGVGIGIVINGNVHYGHQYAAGEFRSLFRTENSVGQFSLTSDEHRRIFDDDAVMNKFLHELGAHVGLLVNVFNMSHIILGGAFDELGPRVKDIFEQEIKKSWPYPYTPDIKKSIWYSSFADRAVAYGAAGMVLNTLFSDLEVMEGTSLMLNLREGLVVF
- a CDS encoding ABC transporter substrate-binding protein; the protein is MKRVCLIVMFSLLCVSFLIAGGNQEAESGAAEGQIVIKTMAYGNNSNPEGVNWVRIVKAFEEQNPGIKIDYELLYDEAYHQKVVARLASGDIPDLAYMGADARWGAPWKEAGQQFDHRDYIDSDFYDLGLIPPMGPKGEVFEIPLGTSNITTVLYMNEKLVASLGFSAPQTYEDIVAMVPAAKKAGLDVISIDGADGWAWNSCLMSMVAARLSGNPRWVSEAVQGKHRFNDPIFVDSLAFITRMIDDGVLSSKSVLVDYGANVSKFSNEQALFMIQGQWVAGEIPPEVADHTKLLAWPKLPGEKSETAGSVAAAIQVGYGLTKQGGSDPAVREAALKFLRYFYSVEESTQRLRDGLIVAPILKNYQVPEDLPSIMKSKVALAQTAMNTDVIDAYVSGNALEALNSGMQQIASGSATAEEIAAKVESLIQR
- a CDS encoding carbohydrate ABC transporter permease, with product MKKSERQMLPAFFAMAAPAMLIYLFIIAYPIIYSVWLSFTDFNPNRGGAWNFVGLLQYKTMFSDPNFWHALKNNLIVVAVSVFGQIPIGFILAYLLYRKMVRGVNFFQTIVFLPNFLSTIVIGTMWKRLFQADGPVSVLIQKTTGDPTAQFEMMLHPNTVMIPIGFALIWIYTGLYMIIFLANLQKINASLIEVAKIDGATEGQIFRKVIVPLLSGTILVSTVLAIAGSLRGFDLIFSITTQGLQRNNAMVLPIFMYQTAFQNYANEMRFAYGAAISNAIVLISLVLIAFSRMISRKTDY